GCATATCCCCCACTAACGTATCTGTACTATAGCTACCCACCACCTTATTGTAATGCACTTTGAGTAATTTTCTATAATACAAGAGAaagattatattgtaaaatcatATTATATCCAGAAAACcataactttatatttgagattaactactttttattttttattgttcaacgCACGACATCATTTgcttgtagttttttttttgtttaatcatttaattgttatttacaaaaatacagattaaaaaataacagttaaaatgtaatttaattaagtaacttaaagattttaatcttttaattatttcacaccTTGGTAGAGATTTGTACAGCTCACTTGATATACAGTTTGCatgtcttataaaatttatatgcgagtacttaataatatttgcaaCAATGTAACAAAGTCTCCTGAGTCACTTCGGGAAAATGGTGACGTTGCCTTGGCGGAGTCACTCCCTTTTTCATAAAAGTCAACCTCAAAATGCtttactttctttattttactatcCTATTATTTAACTGAATGCtccacaaaaatatttattatccaaACTTACacgttcattaattttaagaacgCGACAGCGTAATGTGTTCTACATAACCGTCAGATAAAAAATTCTGACAGCTCGTCACTTCAGCTccatttataaatgtgaaacaaTCATCAATTGTAcgtgttaatttattatcgaGGATTATTCTTGACGGTGATTTATTGTACGATCTTCTCGCGGATTCCAATATGAAGTGATTGAATATCATGACTACTGAAGTTAGCATGTACATAGATAACGGTCATTAGTTGTCAGGGGTCATGTCAACTTGTGAAGGGTCGCGGTTTGATATTATGATTATATGTCAAGTGTTGTGGGAAGGTTATCTGGTTCCGTGTTTAGCAACCTAAAAACACtaagaaaaaaactgtaaaaagaaaaaatcaattCAATTGAATTATAACTCTTACTTCATTTCTGGGTACCTATATAATACAAGAATATGTAGTAACAAAAGTGCCATTTTCATCTATATAATCTATGAacgtcgtgttagttacactatttataactcaaaaacggctgaatcgatttgactgaaaattggtgggcaggtagcttagaaccaggaaacggacataggataatttttaccccgttttctattttttattccgcgcggacggagtcgcgggtaaaagctagtatataatacattatCTTTGTCACAAAACATGtagtactttattttacatgtcACATGACTAATCGAGTTTCATTCGAATTAAATTCGAGTTATATCTTAATCTTGGTAATTAAGtcgaatttattatattatctagTTGATTATTAAGTGGGTTACTTCCAACAGTTAGTTAATGTTCTAACTACATGAAGTAGATAAAACTAGTGTGAATGCACcctaataaaatttgacattagCCGTGACCTAAATATACGAATACAACAAACTCATGCAAAACGCATGCACTGACTCATGCCTTGACCACCGGAATAACGAATGGGCGGTTTTGAATATCAAATAGGGACTTTTAAAATTGCATGCACGTCGCAATGACCAAGTTGGCTGCATTGGCGCAACACAATGGGTGAATGtatgatgtaaatatttaaaatgtatggatAGTTATAGCAAAAGGTATGGCCAATTCTTAGAAAGACTTTTCCTGGACAGGCAAAGATCCCAAGCCAGTGGGATTTCATTATTTCACTTTatagtaaactagcttttacccgcgactccgtccgcgctgaaaaaaaataatagaaaacggggtaaaaattatcctatgtccttttcctggttctaagctacctgcccaccaattttcagtcaaatcgattcagccgttcttgagttataaatggtgtaactaacacaactttcttttatatatatagatatagattgtAGATTATGCtgcaaaattacataaaatatttattgtggtTAAAAAGATTCTCTCCATATTATAGAATACAGTTCTTCGAAAATTTCGTCATTTAAAGActgtaagaatattttatatacaacttttgtttttttttaaataagattttgtttttaatccaATGAGTaggttaaaattaacttattattttattataaaatatatcattcaagtataaatttattttcgttcgtcaataaaatattgttaacaaacatttaagcGTGTTGTGCGATTTATTTTGGATTTCACATTGGTCATGTGACGAGCGAATTATATCCTTGATGTAATTAACtcgttacattttattacgaaatattaaattgtttgacCAAACGTGTCGTGGGAAAGTAGGACATTCGAAGAAAGTACGGTAAGTgagttattttctatatttttttaaatatacgtaAACAAGTAAACTATATACTTAGTGATAAGTTCTATGtgtatttatctaaattaacAGTAATACGTACAAATTACTCGTCACGTTGTGTACGATACCAGGTCTAAAACACCTTGTACGTTTCTCGGTTACAGTACGGCAAAGAAAAGTATAGAACTCCCTGACGTGCGAAAAAAGGATGTAAATGTCTTAAATGTTACATGATCTTACAGGCCTTGTACCGCCACAATGACAATTTTAGTACCAGGTCTATACCACCTTGTACGGGAGGACTGGAAAGAATAAGAAAATTTGCCTCATCGAACGTATTAAAGCATACTTTATGAGGTAGTCaatgagaaaaataatatggcataaataaacatgaacATCTAAATAATTAAGACTAAGAAACAAGAGAAAAACATTTGCATGCAGCCAAAGAAGAGTTGACGTGAATGTTTCTTTTGAccaacaataaacaaaattacgttattataaattcatagatacttaatattaattgtttggGACCAGCGTCCAATACTAAAATGGGCATAATTTGTACTTCAAGCCACGAGTATGCAAAATCCTCgcataaattacaattacattaaAGCTCCTTGTAACTtgtaataattctaaaattaataaataattgactaACAACATATACACACCTTCTTGTAATACGATGTTGGTAACAAGCTTACCAGCAATATATAATCTGAAAATCTTCAGTCTACAAAGTGTTCTAAAAGCAAGACTTCattgttgaaatatttgtaaaaaaaatctctaaatctatttaaaaatagccgGTGATAATAGTTAAATGACAGTGGAATTACACCCTAAAtgtcacaaaattaataaagtacaatacttaaattattaataaactagctttttcccgcgactccgtccgcgcagaataaaaaaaaaaaaagaaaacggggtaaaaattatcctatgtcctattcctggttctaagctacctgctcaccaattttcagtcaaatcgatttagccgttcttgagttataaatggtgtaactaacacaactttcttttatatatatagatagtgtataattcaattttaagaGACCTCGACAAAgatagtgttttaaaaatgttggtCGAGTATTTGTCCAATGTTGGATCAAATGTTTCGcaagataaatataaactgtACAAATAAAAGCGATTCAAGACAACATATcaacacaggtgggcacagttaatcgaaaagttaacttcgttaatcgttaattcgttaataaaaaaattaacttcgttaatcgttaaagcgttaaattctcgaaaatttaacgcaagttaaagttaatcgttaacagttaaccataccaaaattatacatattaatttcatacttattgtggcgacacttgtttaaaatagtaatttgactatacattctataacacattagtattagagacaagtatgaatgtattatagtatatttcattacgagtgcggaaagcctgtcattgcaaagagttccgacaaatgtctacccaaGCCGAGGCgtagccgaaggtgagggttgacagttggaacaagttgtaatgacagttccgcacgtgtactaaacaactatttttaatacagttgcgaaaaatgaagcaatttaatcaatacatagtataaaacaaagtcgctttcgctgtatgtccgtatgtatgcttagatctttaaaactacgcaacggattttgacgcggttttttttaatagatagagtgattcttaaggaaggtttgtatgtataataaatgcataatatagtagagaaacactgataaatttaaaggtttctaatgtgaacgttgtgtataaggacattctgtagtaggtatattttgcattgcacccgtgcgaagccggggcgggtcgctagtagaataataataaaaacacaataaactcaactaattaaaatgtttgaaaaatggcgctaACCgttaaagaatacaaacagagatttttttgttttcttcatccattctgggtaggcaaagggaaatATGCCAAAtcggccaagtcttcagtagattatttttattgatatgaaatgaaaatgaaatttaatgagatgaaataaaatgaaacctaacccaattcattgaataaaatcattaaatctgatattgtaacaaattaggagcttctttttagaaatatttgcatgaagcATAAAAACgtcaatgatttattttttttgtaaaaacttcgtggttgctTTTTtcttagacattattttgacagatgGGAAAAAGAACGCatgagtttggaaaagctaaagaaaaagcacgagtaaaaagtgttttaatacagttgctcaaaaagtggcgtattgcagggacgaagagcgttcgggatgtgggctattacatactcttgcttttatatactcgcaACGAAATACACTATTtagaaccttcttttgattttgtcctgttggtcacgtctttcccggacgctctgatggatcacacttgcacgcgaactttacatatatcaatcatcaactcgttcgttcaccattcgagtcgcccaacaaagttgaacttacgagcgtggcgtggcgcgtaatttaaacaaaatgacagcacgtctccaagtttctaatttaacgattaacggacttttattaacggaagttgagtttaacggaagttaacaaaagcgttaacactttttgaagttaacttaaaagttaatccgttaagcaaaatgttaacttcgttaattaacgattaacggattaacgagttaatgcccagctctgcatATCAAGTACCCTTGTTCGTCTGATTCTGTAACTTAATGGATACTTATAACTTGTAACAAGCGATTGAATGACGCTTGACTTTTTTCATCGTGTTTATGCTCAATGCAATTGGAACGGGACAGATATCGGTACAATTTGCTTGCaatacacattttataaaatctaatttgtatgtttaacttttaagttaataaaaggATAATAGTacgtattgaaattttaaagaacTTAGAGAACGTATTGTCTCACAATCAGGACAAATGTTCCAAGCCTCTTTCGACTATAAGTTTGCAAGGACTAACTTTCGCACCAAACTAGATCTAGTAATGAATAAGATTTTAGGGAACTACTAGTCAGTACTCACCAATAGGGACATTTCGTGCTTGGGACGCATGGTGACGTCGCCGGGGCGCACGCCGGGCCCGCAGTAGGGCGTGGCGGGGTGCGCCGGTGCCGGGGGGAGTGCGGGGAGCTCGTGCAGCGCGCGCAGGGCCGCATGCagccgcgcccgcgccgcgcACACGCCGCCCGCACCTCGTGCCGCCGCCGCAACCAATTCGCTCACTTCCTTGTCCCATCTGATAGACACAACACATTGTATTAAACATGAACAACAATATCACTCAAAAAGCCTGCCATTGGACTCGTTTTCTAAAGGATATAAGCCAACACCCGCTTAGACATGTGTTTTCATGGATTCAGCACAACATAGCAACAAGAAGGAGTAGATTGACTTATGGAagacacaaataaataataaatgacttGCATATTTCTGTACATCACCTGCATCCACCCAAACACGCTCTTATTTCGTCCTTGAGGCTCCTGGACAGCGTACAGTCGGGGCTGTCATCTGAGGCGGACTCAGAAGCGCGGGAGCCAGACTTTTCGCAGTCTGAATCTGAGGCAGGAGAGCGCTCCGTATCCGCGCCGCGGGACAGATCCGGCGTGTACTCTATCTTTGGTAAGGTTGGTGACACACGCCCCGCACTGCCGCCGCCGCTCCCGTACCCTGGACATGGATAAAAGGTTAAACGAACGCCTGAAACTGACGAGCATATAGCAGTATGAATGTGGAAGAATCAAGAGATGTGGAGAAGGAGATTCTGTGGAGTACTACGCAGATGGCATACAATTTGCCCATAAAGATGTCttctaattattaaacttgcagaaatattacaaaaaataagatCACTGCTTAAACTTTCAGTAATAACATCGAATAGAACGATATATTCCCTTTGAACCATTTTGacagcaaaataaatataattagtcaCACTTGCTTAtactaattcaatttaatgcCCGTAACACTCTGCAATTTGTTCCACTTATAATTGATAGCtcagtttaatattaaacacaaGGTTGATGTACTGCACAAAtacatgttattttaaactgtaataatttgagatttaaacataagtgataattataaaatacgtcTGCAATTGATACAAAGCGGCGACAAATAATTCAATTCCGTAAATGAATAAGACGCtatctaaaagaaaataataaaaaaatcaattcgtGGTTCCTCGAGGTTACCTGAAGAGGTGGAGGGTGCGCGGCGGGGCACGCGGGGGGCACCTGCGGGCTCCGGCTCCGCTGGCTCCTCCAGCGAGTCCACAATGATCACTACCTCCTGCTCCTCTTCCTCTCTGTATAGTGGATTAGACCTGGAAATAAAGATGACATTGGACCTACGATTCATTTTTCTATTGACATCTGGTCTACTTTGAGAATCACTACACTAGACTCGCAATAGGGGAATAAAATGATTAGATGAGTTTTTAAAGATGATGACAACAAAGGAAGtcctttttctaaatttacttATGATCTTGCCTATTGACGTTTACAAAAATACGTCAGATCTAGGGAGCGATTCAACGTCATGCTCCATTTTTCGACCAAAGTTACACGATTATATCTTAGGAGTAACCGCAACtagtagatatttttaattgcgtCATCTCAAAGACTCTTTGTCATAAATTGTCACtataatgtttaaagttagCTGATAGagcagggattcccaaaggggtcgatattgaacttaaagcattgctaattctcactctgtcttcttctattgacctaagtcagaatgaataataataataataattgatcttaaaattaggtaatttggccatggggggtctgtggtaacggttcattttggaaaaggaggtcacttgtccaaaatagtttggggatccctgtgAGCAAAACAAATTGCAGTCGATCTTGatgtaaagttataaaagtttCTATGGAACTATCATTAAACCTTTATATGTAGTCAGAACccttattacaatattgtagAGTTATTCTAACGCTTGATCTTAAAGTTTATCGAGTGGGAACTTAACTCTGTATTCTAATGTATCAAGCGAAGTGTATACATTATTTAGAAAGGCAACATCTCTTACGAGATTTATCCAGTGATTTGTGCCGTTAAATCGATATTGTAATGCAATGTACAAACTACATAAACAGTCTATTGTAGACAATGCGAAATATTGAAGTACCGTTTCGAATATTTTTCGCAAAACAGTGATTATGTAGAAAgatagtatatatttaatatatatagtatatagttATGTATTTAATCAAATAGTATTTCAATTTATGAAACAAACAACATGAATTAATCACGAAATACCAATTTACAAGGTAGTGCAAGTTCACCATTGCCTGtaagagaggcgctgctatcgcggttaaTTCTGTCCGAAAACATGTAAAATCTACATGGgcatataatctatatatataaaagaaagtcgtgttagttacactatttataactcaagaacggctgaatcgatttgactgaaaattggtgggcaggtagctttgGACCAGGttacggacataggataatttttaccccattttttttttattccccgcggacggagtcgcgggtaaaagctagtatggcataaatgaaaaagtaatGACATTACAGCTACAATACTAAAAGGATCTTGTAACACTTCTTTGACACTGACAGGAGGGCGCTACTGAGCTAGCATAAGTTTGACACTAATATGTACTATATTTAAGATGATAATAGGACGaaattactgaaaaaaaagGAGATGACAGTACTCCTATCAAACTCAGGGGATGATTACGAACCGATTGATACCTGACTCATCAAAATCGATTCAAACGTTTGGACTACAGAAGATTACAATGGAATTGCAATACAAGTATTAGACAAGTCGGGTTAAAGAGCGATGTTATCCAAcaacaaagataaataaataatagacatAATAACACTGTACTTACAGACACGTATTGTGTACGAAGCTAAAGGTATACAATACATGCGCAGACTGCACAAATACTTGGCGCCGCTGCCATTGTACATTAAAAGCCACGCACGTCTCCGTCTCCCACATATACTCATAAATGTGAAATCAAAAATGGTATCATTTCATAATAAGCAATGTTGTGAGTGTCTTTTTTATAGCTTTAGTTTTTTATCCATGTCGTCTATTGACCCATTCTAAGTCTTTACAGAAGTAAAATGATAGAAGAGAAGACTATCTTACCTAAGTACTGGTGACATATCGTCAAGGGCGCAGAGGGGGTGGTGCGCGGGCTCAGCATGTGCGGTGGGTGCAGAGTGAGTGGCGGACGCGTGGGGCGGCGGGGGGTCGGGCGGGGCGCGGCGGCCGCACTCGCAGCCCCCCGCCTCGCCGCCCTCGCCTCGCCCTCCACCCtgacaaacaaaacaatagaTAAGATCCTTTAAGAAAAGACAATCAAAAGTAGCAACAGGTAAatcacattaaattattaagaacaAATAATGCGCCGTCAACTATTTTAAATCCCTATTCCACTAGTGCCTGATATATGATCAAAGGCACATGACCAAAGGTGCGAAGCTAGTCGCTTAGtgggaaaatgtttttttaagattagATGAAGTTGtgaaaacatagaaaatagatAGATTACTCAGCTAcaagttatattatatacataattacaaagcagatgtttcaaatttatcgGACACCTATAGATTATCATAAGATCCGAATCATTAAAACGTATTGTTCGGTGATCGGCAAAGGTGAGCGGATTGTATAAATTAGATAAGTGTACAGATCAACGAAGATGCCCTCTTAAGGCGAGGCAGAGGTCGGAGCGAGGTACTGCGCCAAAATCTACACAGCTCTCAAAAACAAGGTTCACACTTAAGATGCATTCATACTGCACAAAATAAGtacttagatattttattaatctatatatataaaagaaagttgtgttagttacac
This DNA window, taken from Papilio machaon chromosome 16, ilPapMach1.1, whole genome shotgun sequence, encodes the following:
- the LOC106716712 gene encoding uncharacterized protein LOC106716712; translated protein: MSPVLRSNPLYREEEEQEVVIIVDSLEEPAEPEPAGAPRVPRRAPSTSSGYGSGGGSAGRVSPTLPKIEYTPDLSRGADTERSPASDSDCEKSGSRASESASDDSPDCTLSRSLKDEIRACLGGCRWDKEVSELVAAAARGAGGVCAARARLHAALRALHELPALPPAPAHPATPYCGPGVRPGDVTMRPKHEMSLLVSTD